A window of Thunnus thynnus chromosome 17, fThuThy2.1, whole genome shotgun sequence contains these coding sequences:
- the LOC137200995 gene encoding H-2 class II histocompatibility antigen, A-Q alpha chain-like: MYGLLLFLGSHKLCHSYGCFDSSDTQVCLTLDGDEVYYADFKKGDLVWDSRIPLAFHASHAYEYAVYYRNDCKACLKTWTSDTSAISKNREAPEIIIYPRDEVIKDEDNTLICFINHFFPPAINIKWTKNDIELTVEDPFIKCIPNPDGTFHVLSTLDFVPDEGDIYGCTVEHEALEEPQTKFWEVEARETSIGPVVYFGFSLSFALLGVATGTFFFVKGKQSEPN; encoded by the exons ATGTATGGATTGTTACTTTTCTTAGGAAGTCATAAACTTTGTCACAGTTATGGATGCTTTGACTCAAGTGATACTCAAGTCTGTTTGACACTGGATGGTGACGAAGTCTACTATGCAGACTTCAAGAAAGGAGATCTCGTTTGGGACAGCAGAATCCCTCTTGCTTTCCATGCTTCCCATGCTTACGAATATGCAGTATACTACAGGAACGATTGTAAAGCATGTTTAAAAACATGGACATCTGACACATCGGCTATATCAAAGAACAGAG AGGCACCAGAAATCATCATCTACCCCAGAGATGAAGTGATAAAGGACGAAGACAATACTCTCATCTGCTTCATCAACCATTTCTTCCCTCCGGCCATCAACATAAAATGGACCAAGAATGATATAGAATTAACAGTGGAAGATCCTTTTATCAAATGCATACCCAATCCTGATGGGACGTTTCATGTTTTGTCCACCTTGGACTTTGTCCCAGATGAAGGAGACATTTACGGCTGCACTGTGGAACACGAGGCACTGGAGGAACCTCAGACCAAGTTTTGGG aggTTGAAGCAAGAGAGACCAGCATTGGTCCTGTTGTCTACTTTGGATTTTCCTTGAGTTTTGCACTTCTTGGAGTTGCTacagggacttttttttttgtcaaaggaAAACAGTCTGAACCAAACTGA
- the LOC137200992 gene encoding rano class II histocompatibility antigen, A beta chain-like, which produces MIFFLQYSACCSFKGPGLEEIEYNLVNRFNKKVLIEYNSTRGNWKGYTEFAISVAKTWNADPANAIRRVFEKELLCTDNINFVKQTNGNLTAIPTVKLNSVKHPPMLVCSAYNFYPRQIQLTWLRNGQEVTSAVSFSEVMSDGDWYYQIHSYLKYTPNPGEKITCMVEHLSLSEPMLQVWDPSLPASEHIKIIVGTFLLILGFVLMSTGFIYYKKKSVAHLTCCQGRVLIPVEDVLAARPTSQLLEHTNHDGLNMML; this is translated from the exons atgattttttttttgcaatattctGCATGTTGTAGTTTCAAAGGTCCAGGCTTGGAAGAGATAGAGTATAACCTTGTGAATCGTTTCAACAAAAAAGTATTGATAGAGTACAACAGCACAAGAGGAAATTGGAAAGGGTACACAGAATTTGCAATTTCAGTGGCAAAAACTTGGAATGCAGATCCCGCAAATGCAATAAGAAGAGTATTTGAGAAGGAGCTGCTCTGCACAGACAACATAAACtttgtcaaacaaacaaatg gaaatcTTACAGCTATCCCCACCGTCAAGCTTAATTCAGTGAAACACCCTCCAATGCTTGTCTGCAGTGCCTATAACTTTTATCCGAGACAAATCCAATTGACGTGGTTGCGGAACGGGCAGGAAGTGACCTCAGCCGTCAGTTTTTCTGAAGTGATGTCAGATGGGGATTGGTACTACCAGATTCATTCCTACCTGAAGTACACCCCGAATCCAGGAGAAAAAATTACCTGCATGGTCGAACATCTCAGTCTGTCTGAACCAATGCTTCAGGTCTGGG acCCCTCTCTTCCTGCATCagaacacattaaaataattgtgGGAACATTTTTGCTGATACTTGGTTTTGTCCTCATGAGCACTGGATTCATCTATTATAAGAAAAAGTCTGTAGCACACCTCACTTGCTGTCAAG gAAGAGTGTTGATTCCTGTGGAAGACGTCCTTGCAGCTCGACCAACATCACAGCTGTTAGAGCATACCAACCATGATGGTCTGAATATGATGCTCTGA